In Rutidosis leptorrhynchoides isolate AG116_Rl617_1_P2 chromosome 2, CSIRO_AGI_Rlap_v1, whole genome shotgun sequence, one genomic interval encodes:
- the LOC139891237 gene encoding sufE-like protein 1, chloroplastic/mitochondrial, translating to MSFCSSFRRISTNFSLPSSIFRPKPLHPPSSFPILPFYSSKPKSFTIQSTPIKSSNPNPSTQSTPTSQVLEQFPQKFQEIIKLFQSVQDPKAKYEQLLFYGKNLKPLDTQFKTDENKVKGCVSQVWLRAYFDDPDSKNVIFEADSDALITKGLAALLVQGLSGSSVEEILRISPDFIVLLGLQQSLSPSRNNGFLNMFELMQKKALMLFVEAEKGVESRIGLADNPNKDVDLGSKSSDFQLDNDSGFDDSKSSDDGLGRRGLRITEILSKELKPVELEVKDVSYQHAGHAGVKGSDGETHFNLKVVSNEFEGKSLVKRHRLIYSLLDDELQSGLHALSIEAKTPAEVGA from the coding sequence ATGTCTTTCTGCTCATCTTTCCGGCGAATCTCCACCAATTTCTCCTTACCATCTTCTATCTTCAGACCAAAACCTCTACACCCACCATCATCTTTCCCTATTTTACCCTTTTATTCATCAAAACCCAAATCATTCACCATCCAATCAACACCCATTAAATCCTCAAACCCTAATCCATCCACACAATCAACACCCACTTCCCAAGTCCTAGAACAATTTCCACAAAAGTTTCAAGAAATCATTAAACTTTTTCAATCCGTACAAGACCCAAAAGCCAAATACGAACAGCTATTGTTCTATGGCAAAAATTTAAAACCTTTAGATACCCAATTCAAGACTGATGAAAATAAAGTCAAAGGGTGTGTTTCTCAGGTATGGTTAAGGGCTTATTTTGATGATCCTGATAGTAAAAATGTAATCTTTGAAGCTGATTCTGATGCTTTGATTACTAAAGGCTTAGCTGCTTTATTAGTTCAAGGTCTTTCGGGTTCTTCTGTCGAAGAAATCCTTCGAATATCGCCTGATTTTATCGTGTTATTAGGTTTGCAACAGAGTTTGTCACCTTCAAGGaataatggatttttgaatatgttTGAGCTAATGCAGAAAAAGGCATTAATGTTGTTTGTTGAAGCTGAGAAAGGGGTTGAATCAAGAATTGGGCTTGCTGATAACCCGAATAAGGATGTTGATTTGGGCTCAAAAAGTTCTGATTTTCAGTTGGATAATGATTCGGGTTTTGATGATTCGAAGTCGAGTGATGATGGATTAGGGAGAAGAGGATTAAGGATTACTGAAATTTTGAGTAAGGAGTTGAAACCTGTTGAATTGGAAGTTAAAGATGTTTCATATCAACATGCTGGTCATGCAGGTGTTAAGGGTAGTGATGGGGAGACACATTTTAATTTGAAAGTGGTTTCGAATGAATTCGAAGGAAAAAGTTTGGTTAAGAGGCATAGACTTATTTATTCGCTATTGGACGATGAGTTGCAGAGTGGATTGCACGCGTTATCGATTGAGGCGAAAACACCTGCAGAAGTTGGTGCTTAG